From a single Candidatus Delongbacteria bacterium genomic region:
- a CDS encoding acyltransferase, producing the protein MRRIANIQSMRGIAVILVVVFHMITIERRYGGINYLIPDLFNIGMFGVDLFFVISGFVMVTISRGKFNNIRLAFQFLYNRISRIYPTYWIYSLIILIIFLFKPSMVNSSQGNEVNIVSSFMLFPSDKLPLIMVGWTLIHEIYFYFIYFIILLFYRERSVTKAMLVWASIIILAGTLFDFMNPFLKLIFHPLTIEFISGCLLAVLFYNKKNILLKNVFLIIISFTFLILLLYAHNFYKIYSGNIEPQNWNRVLIFGVPAFVFVFCSIFAEKNRFVFPIFLEKIGDASYSIYLSHILSINICGKFWIYFSYDSLIDNIIMIPLTLLFTIMVGFFSYKYIEKPLLHKTKLKFAMT; encoded by the coding sequence TTGAGAAGGATAGCTAATATACAATCTATGAGAGGAATTGCCGTTATATTGGTCGTGGTTTTTCATATGATCACAATCGAAAGGAGATATGGAGGAATAAATTACCTTATTCCAGATCTGTTTAACATTGGAATGTTTGGAGTGGATCTTTTTTTTGTGATTAGTGGTTTCGTCATGGTAACGATAAGTAGAGGCAAGTTTAATAATATACGATTAGCTTTCCAGTTTCTATACAATAGAATTTCTCGTATTTATCCTACTTACTGGATCTATTCTTTGATAATCCTTATAATTTTTTTATTTAAACCATCTATGGTTAATTCTAGTCAAGGAAATGAAGTTAATATCGTCTCATCTTTTATGCTTTTTCCTTCAGATAAACTACCATTGATTATGGTTGGTTGGACTTTGATACATGAAATATATTTTTACTTTATATATTTCATAATCTTATTGTTTTATAGAGAGAGATCTGTCACAAAAGCTATGTTAGTTTGGGCTTCGATAATTATACTCGCTGGCACTCTGTTTGATTTTATGAATCCATTTCTTAAATTGATTTTTCATCCGTTGACAATAGAGTTCATCTCAGGTTGTCTTTTAGCTGTTTTATTTTATAATAAAAAAAATATACTGTTAAAGAACGTTTTTTTGATTATTATAAGTTTCACTTTTCTGATTTTATTACTTTATGCCCACAATTTTTACAAAATTTACAGTGGAAATATCGAACCACAAAACTGGAACAGAGTTTTAATTTTTGGAGTTCCAGCTTTTGTTTTTGTTTTTTGTTCGATATTTGCTGAAAAAAACAGGTTTGTTTTTCCTATATTTTTAGAGAAAATTGGTGACGCTTCATACTCTATATATCTTTCACATATATTGAGTATAAACATTTGTGGAAAGTTTTGGATTTATTTTTCATATGATTCATTAATAGATAACATTATAATGATTCCTTTGACTCTTCTATTCACCATAATGGTTGGTTTCTTTAGTTATAAATATATTGAAAAACCATTGTTACATAAAACTAAACTCAAATTTGCTATGACATAG
- a CDS encoding glycosyltransferase family 9 protein, with protein sequence MDIAVVNILRIGDILQTVPLLKILSKNNNLTLVCDNIGIDFLSDIIPNITFLKIDIKVSLRLSLSSSLFDFMKLFSQNEFDLVYNLNSNELSYFISQYLGKKIIGPIYELGGIVNDLRFDFLFRTSDDRSIFPINLSDLYLSYCRDQNYKAQEDSEKNGYVVLNIDTGAEVRNLPIDFLKQLTEVLSKKFPVYLTGLDQDKGDKISADLSSVINYAGRTSYYELAELVRKSSLVISADTSTIHLAAIYNKNIIGLYNVSAYIYQTAPISGKFYGFHTKRSCYPCSEEFQPCGNLACMKDFDVDRISKAACDILNNSENIDCDFSTKMDNDAGLLIVNGDKELKNINLIIKFLLYKNSNIINFVDQYSEFWNNIIFLLRNMSFLSVNELLQYSKQNKKLNRIFEIFLSH encoded by the coding sequence ATGGATATTGCAGTAGTCAACATTCTGAGAATTGGTGATATTTTACAGACTGTTCCTTTACTGAAAATCCTTTCTAAAAATAATAATTTAACACTTGTTTGTGATAATATTGGAATTGACTTTTTATCAGATATTATTCCGAATATTACTTTTCTTAAGATTGATATAAAAGTGAGTTTAAGATTATCTCTTAGTAGTTCTCTTTTTGATTTTATGAAGCTATTTTCACAAAATGAGTTTGATCTGGTCTATAATCTAAACAGTAACGAGTTGAGTTATTTTATTTCACAGTATTTAGGAAAAAAGATAATAGGACCAATTTATGAGCTGGGAGGTATTGTAAATGATCTTCGTTTTGATTTCCTTTTCCGTACTTCTGATGACAGAAGTATCTTTCCGATCAATCTATCTGATTTATACCTAAGCTATTGTCGAGATCAGAACTATAAGGCACAAGAAGATAGTGAAAAAAATGGGTATGTTGTTCTAAATATTGACACAGGTGCCGAGGTTAGAAATCTTCCAATAGATTTTTTGAAGCAACTTACAGAAGTTCTTTCTAAAAAATTCCCAGTCTATCTCACTGGATTAGATCAAGATAAGGGCGATAAAATTTCTGCTGATTTATCCTCTGTTATCAATTACGCAGGTAGAACAAGTTACTATGAATTGGCAGAGCTTGTAAGAAAATCATCTCTGGTTATATCTGCTGATACGTCTACAATCCATCTTGCAGCGATCTACAATAAAAATATCATTGGTCTATATAATGTTTCTGCTTATATTTATCAAACAGCACCAATTAGTGGTAAGTTTTATGGGTTTCATACAAAAAGAAGCTGTTATCCATGTTCGGAAGAATTTCAGCCTTGTGGAAATCTAGCATGTATGAAAGATTTTGATGTTGATAGAATATCTAAAGCGGCATGTGATATATTGAATAATTCAGAAAATATTGATTGTGACTTTAGTACTAAAATGGATAATGATGCAGGATTATTAATTGTTAACGGTGATAAAGAATTAAAAAATATAAACCTAATTATCAAATTTCTGCTATATAAAAATTCTAATATCATAAATTTTGTTGATCAATATTCAGAGTTCTGGAATAATATAATATTTTTGTTAAGAAACATGAGTTTTTTATCTGTAAATGAGTTGTTACAGTATAGTAAACAAAATAAAAAATTGAACAGAATTTTTGAAATTTTTCTGTCACATTAA
- a CDS encoding chemotaxis protein CheX, with the protein MEMIPTDVVRQAMVETIEEIFESMMFMDAIALEKNVTIESNYMVRMLINHPFPGEIVVKLNEDLLIRMSSNLYLLEDDEISEKVKNDLAYEITNTIAGKLMDKLVPETSTFKLGLPEMTDSVFIEDDSDNISVSFVVDDEYYLKIHLYMSI; encoded by the coding sequence ATGGAGATGATTCCTACTGATGTTGTAAGACAAGCTATGGTTGAAACAATTGAAGAGATATTTGAATCGATGATGTTTATGGACGCAATTGCCTTGGAAAAGAATGTAACGATAGAATCAAATTATATGGTAAGAATGTTGATAAACCATCCTTTCCCTGGTGAAATTGTTGTAAAGCTTAACGAGGATCTTTTAATAAGAATGTCTTCCAACTTATATTTACTTGAAGATGATGAAATAAGTGAAAAAGTTAAAAATGATTTAGCTTATGAAATAACAAACACTATAGCTGGAAAACTAATGGACAAACTGGTTCCTGAAACTTCTACTTTCAAGCTGGGTTTACCTGAAATGACAGATTCTGTTTTTATTGAGGATGATTCTGATAACATTTCGGTTTCGTTTGTTGTAGATGATGAATACTATCTTAAGATTCACTTATATATGAGTATTTAA
- a CDS encoding response regulator produces the protein METILIADDSSTARMIIRKCLEIIGFSDSVFLEAENGREALKIIKNNSVQLICTDFNMPVMDGGIFLRWVKGSPKLKDIPVVIITSAGNPAREAELIENGAYSVIKKPVSPAVISKALNEFLK, from the coding sequence ATTGAGACTATTTTGATAGCAGATGATTCATCTACGGCAAGAATGATAATTAGAAAATGTCTGGAGATAATAGGGTTTTCAGATTCAGTTTTTCTGGAAGCAGAGAACGGAAGAGAAGCATTAAAAATTATTAAAAATAACAGCGTACAATTAATCTGTACTGATTTCAATATGCCAGTAATGGATGGGGGTATATTTTTGAGATGGGTCAAAGGAAGTCCTAAATTGAAAGATATTCCAGTTGTAATCATAACAAGTGCGGGAAATCCTGCAAGAGAGGCTGAATTGATTGAAAACGGGGCTTATTCTGTCATCAAAAAACCTGTTTCGCCTGCTGTAATTTCTAAAGCTTTAAATGAATTTCTAAAATAG
- a CDS encoding chemotaxis protein CheD yields the protein MSIIMLGVGDIGVAKIEDLAVKTMALGSCVSVIIYDPYTHLVGMDHIALPESKINLKKAEEKPGYFADSGIPVLIEMMKSRGMRIPLNRTIVKLVGGARVMDLNNTFNIGKRNVLAIKKILWSYGMGAVAEDIGGTISRTVTAFSENGIVQISVPGQPIWEI from the coding sequence ATGAGTATAATAATGCTAGGTGTTGGTGATATCGGTGTTGCAAAAATAGAGGATTTAGCTGTAAAAACGATGGCTCTTGGTAGTTGCGTTTCAGTAATTATATATGATCCCTATACACATTTAGTTGGAATGGATCATATAGCTTTACCTGAATCAAAAATAAATTTAAAAAAAGCTGAAGAAAAACCTGGGTATTTTGCAGATAGCGGTATTCCTGTCTTGATTGAAATGATGAAAAGTCGTGGCATGCGAATTCCTTTAAACAGGACTATTGTTAAGCTTGTTGGAGGAGCAAGAGTAATGGATTTAAACAATACTTTTAATATCGGTAAGAGAAATGTACTTGCTATAAAGAAGATTTTATGGAGTTATGGAATGGGTGCTGTAGCTGAAGATATTGGTGGTACAATCAGTAGAACAGTTACAGCTTTTTCTGAAAATGGAATTGTACAAATCAGTGTACCAGGTCAGCCAATATGGGAAATATAA
- a CDS encoding purine-binding chemotaxis protein CheW, with product MKREEIQFHIADNNEEQENLFLSFRIEKEIYAIDIKLVSEIIGITKITPVPCVPKYIKGVINLRGHVIPVVDIRLRFGMEARPYDETTCIIVIIHKDLLIGFIVDNVEEVVEITEDNIDLPGKFKESKNHFVEGLGKIDEKVKIILSIEKLLERDDLS from the coding sequence ATGAAAAGAGAAGAAATACAGTTTCATATAGCAGATAATAACGAAGAGCAAGAAAATCTTTTTCTTTCTTTTAGAATAGAAAAGGAGATCTATGCGATTGATATAAAACTAGTAAGCGAGATAATTGGAATTACTAAAATAACGCCTGTGCCTTGTGTACCAAAATACATAAAAGGAGTTATAAATCTTAGAGGACATGTTATTCCTGTTGTCGATATTCGCTTGCGTTTCGGAATGGAAGCGAGACCATATGATGAGACGACATGCATTATAGTAATAATTCACAAGGATCTTCTCATAGGCTTTATCGTTGATAATGTGGAAGAGGTTGTTGAGATTACAGAAGATAATATTGACTTACCTGGTAAATTCAAAGAAAGTAAAAATCATTTTGTAGAAGGATTGGGGAAAATTGACGAAAAAGTTAAGATCATTTTATCCATAGAAAAGCTTTTGGAAAGAGATGATTTAAGTTAA